In the Natrinema sp. CBA1119 genome, CTCGTTCGGTTCGTCTCGCCTCCGGCCCCGCTTCGACGAGCGTCGGCTCGTCGACCGGTTCCGCGAACCGATCCGGGTCCGGGTCGACGCGCTCGAGCATCGCCGAGAAGACGGAGCCGCGCCGGCCGCTGGCCGAGACGACGCCGCCGTACTTTCGCTCCTCGAACGCGGTCTCGTCGGGATCGGGGAACTCCTCGCGTATGAGCTCCGCCGTCTCTCTGAGGTACGTTGCCGCCTGTTGCTGGGAGTACAGGCTCTCCTCGTAGTACGTCTCCGCGTGCTCGTCGGCCAGTTCCTCGGCGGAGTGTTCCGGTGACTCGTAACAGACGGACTCCCTGGTGGTGTACCCGCTCGCGAATCGGATATTCAGCGTGAAGCTATCGGGGTAGCGGAGGGTCAGCGGGGAGAACAGCATATCCGTAATGGTCGTCTGCTGTTGTGTCCGCCACGCTCCCTCGAAGTAGTACGCGGCGACCGCTCCGATCCGGTCGTCGCGCTCGCCGCGGTTGTACGCCATCGCGGCCTCGTGGAAGTCCTCGCCGGCGATCCGTCGAAGCCGCCGTCTGAAACTCTCGGCGACGTGATCGCGTTCCGCTTCGTAGGCGTCCAGCACGGACGCCGCAGGGTCAGCGAGGAGGTCCGCCTTTCGCTCTCGAGCGTCCGCCACGGTCATCATGTTCTCGTGGAAGACCCGCTCGGCCTCCAGATCGGGAAGCGGTATTCTGACCGCTCGCTGATGCAGAACCCTCGTGTCACCGTTGAATCGGGTCCGGGTCCCGTCCATACGACGGCCTTCGTGATACAGCGTTATAATCGGTTAGGCCGTCTGAGAGAGGATTTCGGATAATTCACACGATCGTGATGGTATCGTGAGCGAGAGTATCTGGCCCGCTTTTTGGTTGTCGGTGCCGTTCGGGGCGCACTCGAGTCGCGGGGTCGGATCGCGGCGCCGGATCGCAGCGCTTCCGTCGAGCCCCGACCGCGGACCGGGAAATTTAGGGCCCCGTACTCGCTCTGACACGGTATGATCCTCTCCGATGCGGACATCCTCGAGCGCCTCGAGGCCGGCGACCTCGTCGTCGACCCCCTCGACGATCCGAAACTGCAGATACAGCCCGCGAGCGTCGACCTCCGACTGGGCCGAGAGTTCCTCGAGTTCCAGCGGACGAACATTCCCTGTATCCACCCCAACTCCGAGGACGAGGTCGACGACTACGTCACTGAAACGCTCGTCGAGGACGGCGACGACTTCATCCTGCACCCCGGCGACTTCGTGCTGGGGACGACCCACGAGCGGGTCGAGATCCCGGATGACCTGATCGCCCACGTGGAGGGCCGCTCCTCGCTGGGCCGCCTCGCCGTCGTCGTGCACGCCACTGCGGGTCTGTGCGACCCCGGGTATCGGGGCCAGATCACCCTCGAGCTATCGAATCTTGGCTCCGCACCGGTCGCGCTCACCCCGGGGATGCGCATCTCGCAGCTCACCTTCACCGAACTCAAGACGGCCGCGGAGCGGCCCTACGGTAGCGAGCGCGGCTCAAAGTACCAGGATCAGGACGGGCCGCAGGCCTCCCGGATCCAGAGCGACGACGAGTTCGGCGGCGATCAACTCGAGCGCGAGGATTGACCCCGGTCGCGGGAGCCAGCCGACCGGCGACGGCTGAACACGCCGGCAGGGGATTCACTTCCAGGTCGCTCGTAGCCGGGAT is a window encoding:
- the dcd gene encoding dCTP deaminase, whose amino-acid sequence is MILSDADILERLEAGDLVVDPLDDPKLQIQPASVDLRLGREFLEFQRTNIPCIHPNSEDEVDDYVTETLVEDGDDFILHPGDFVLGTTHERVEIPDDLIAHVEGRSSLGRLAVVVHATAGLCDPGYRGQITLELSNLGSAPVALTPGMRISQLTFTELKTAAERPYGSERGSKYQDQDGPQASRIQSDDEFGGDQLERED